The following proteins are co-located in the Silene latifolia isolate original U9 population chromosome 1, ASM4854445v1, whole genome shotgun sequence genome:
- the LOC141648965 gene encoding protein FAR1-RELATED SEQUENCE 5-like yields MTEVQKQFVTKVKVLKLGGVKAYRGWKELCGGYNNIGATEVDFKNFVRDIKTYIGNFDAQMFVENLIGRKDTCSSFYFDFIVDENKCLAGVFWADPIRIKNYIVRFLTPHLTLVEFWVCYESALEAQRHKQSKLNSDNKHSEIPRKTKSNLEVHASEMYSHNIFKDFQTELVAALSDCRFKDVEKIDETKIYILTDLQMPNKSWNVAYSPDNMEITCSCSMFERMGLLCVHRLWILHNQDFQKIP; encoded by the exons ATGACAGAGGTACAGAAGCAATTTGTCACAAAGGTAAAGGTGCTAAAACTAGGTGGTGTGAAGGCCTATAGAGGTTGGAAGGAGCTGTGTGGAGGTTACAACAACATTGGGGCTACTGAGGTTGATTTCAAAAACTTTGTCAGGGACATAAAAACCTACATTGGTAATTTTGATGCACAAATGTTTGTTGAAAATCTTATAGGGAGAAAAGACACATGCagttcattttactttgattttatagTAGATGAAAACAAGTGCCTGGCTGGAGTGTTTTGGGCAGATCCGATCCGCATAAAGAACTACATTGTTCG GTTCCTCACACCTCATTTGACCCTTGTTGAGTTTTGGGTGTGCTATGAGAGTGCCTTGGAAGCACAAAGACACAAGCAGTCCAAATTGAACAGTGACAATAAACACTCAGAAATCCCACGGAAAACAAAGTCAAACCTTGAAGTCCATGCTTCTGAAATGTACTCGcacaacattttcaaagactTCCAAACAGAATTGGTTGCAGCTTTATCTGATTGCCGTTTTAAAGATGTggagaagattgatgagacaaaaatatatattctaacAGACTTGCAGATGCCAAATAAGTCATGGAACGTAGCATATTCACCAGATAACATGGAGATTACTTGTTCTTGTTCTATGTTTGAGAGAATGGGCTTGTTGTGCGTGCACCGCCTTTGGATTCTACACAACCAAGATTTTCAGAAAATACCGTAA